The following DNA comes from Opisthocomus hoazin isolate bOpiHoa1 chromosome 13, bOpiHoa1.hap1, whole genome shotgun sequence.
GAACAAAATTAAGAACTCATGGACTtggcaaaaaaccaaaatccaggCTGTACATATTTGGCTTCTGATGGTCTCAGTTCCAGGTGCATTTAAAATGCACCAGTGGGGCAACTCCCATCGGTCGTTACTTCAAGACGCTAACATAAAACAGCACCTTCTTCCCTTGGTGAAACACGGGAACTTTGGTTGTGGAAATTTAAAGCAAACAACTAAATAAACAATTCAAACCTGAAAGTAAAAGGAATGTTTCTTCCAAACACAACGTATTTCTAGCTAGGGTGAAACAATGGAGGCTTAGGCCTTCAGGAGAGACGCCACATGAAAATTAGTCAATACTTATCCCCTGAATTCTTTAAATGACAGGAGATTATTTATAGCTAATTTAGAAACAAAATGTTCTTGGTTCACGGTGAACTTTGTGAACTGAAATTCTTCCTGCTTTTAagatattcaaaagaaaaatacaagaggGAAAATTATTCTGTTTCCACTTACAAGACAAACagacaagtaaaaataaaaataccaggtAACTTCTTCCTCCTTCATATGTAATGCCAAAGACACATCTTCACttcaaaggaaggaataaaaagaaacagcttgAATAACAATCTAAAAAGTCTCCTTGTGGGTCATATGTCCATAATTGTGATGTTTTATTAGAAATACAGACAAGTTATTTTTTGTCTCTTGCTTATACTTTTCATGCTCTTatattctctcttttctttttacaaacaTTTTTGGTACTTTGAAACATTACCATCATTATTATTTGTATGACCCATAAAACAAATTTTCACAACCTCATCTTGCTCAGTTCGTCACACTGCTCATACCATTCCTTTCTGCTATTTATATTTCACTTCTTAAATCCACGAGTAGTGGAATAAccactggaaaagcaaaacaaagtgaaaaccaaaaacaaaccatgGACAGTTTGGCAAATTTCATTCCCTGATTATAAAACTGCCTCATCATTTCTCCTGGTgcatccttcccctccccctcttcTGTCCCAATATATACTGTAGAACTGAAGGCATCAAGGTGTGGTTAAACCCAAAAAAACAGCAAGGAGCTACACTTTGTCTTTGAACTTCTCCATGTAGTTTCGTATCTCCTTGGAGTCCCCCAGGTCCATATCCTGGCACACCCACTTAATGTCATCGTCATTGCTACTTAGGATTGAGTTGACAGTAGGACAACCATCGTCGGGTGGGATGGTAGTGAATGTTGTGAATTTTACCCGCTTCCGTTTAGATGTCGGCGAATGTAAAGGTTCAGATTTCTGTTCCTTTCCAAGCTTGCCCCCTGAGTCAGCACACCTGTGAACCTGGCTCTGAATGTTCTTCTGAGCACTGCCATTGAGGAGCTGGTTGCTCTCCTCACAGCCTGAGCCTCGGTCAATAATAGTTGTGTGCTCATCCTGCTGAGGTGATGCATCTGCTGTGTTCTCCAGCAGTTCTGCTTCAtttcccagccagacccagtcaTGGGAATGGGTCATGGTGGCTTGTCCTTCCACCAGAACCTGCTTGTGACGGTACTTCAGCGCAAATGTTGCACAGTTTATTAGGAAGACTAGAATTGCCAGGCAGAAGACCCCTAGCAGAGCATACATCCCAATCTCCAAATCGCTAAGGCCCCTAGGTGTCTGCACCAGATCATTTTCTTCCATGCCTGCACTGCCTTTTGGGAGGTCTACTTGAGCAGGGAAGTTGGTGAAGTCTATAGGAATGTTCTGCAGCTGGCTATCATCCGAGAGTTTACCACCATCCAGCCTATTGTTTTTAATTACTTTATTTCTTATTACGGATTTTGCTGTGGTGCTGACTTTCCTGATGGCGCCTTCCTCTCGCTCTGCTGAAGAGCTACCATAGTATCGTCCATCCTGGCCATACCGTTCCTGATCTGACACTTTGTGCCGCCGGTCGCTAGCATGGTTTTCAATCTCATCAGCGTCATAATCTCCACCTGTATTGGAGTCTGCATCATTCTGGCCAAACTTGACTTTGATGTTGCCATTCCCCACAGCCAGGACACTTTTTCTCTTGGACTTTTGGCAGGCTTCCGAAATCATCATGTCCACCTTGATTAACGTGCCCTGACCGTCACCTTCTGCTGCCACAACTGGCCATTTTAAGGCAGCGTTCTGGTGGACTGAGACAACAGCTTCGTCTAATGatacagcagaaagagagaagtCCTTAGAGTCATAAATGTCCAGCGGAGTAACAGAGCTGTCACTGAACTGAATCCAGGTGCTTACTACAGCCTCCTGAAAGGAGAGGGATATGGTTAAAGACAGGGTCTTAAATAAAACAGCTCAACCCATTGCAGCTCATCAATCTCTCAGCTCTGAACGGCAGCCAGAGGAAATGGAAGACAATGGCTCTGCACTGCATTTAAAGCGATACAAGCTACAACTGATGGGGCAGAAAATTTGTCACATTTTTCACTAAAGATTCCACTATTATCTTTCCTGCAAATGTTTTGCAAAAGAACATATAAAATAATTGATATGAGATGTCTATAATACCAAAGTACCCATTAATAAGCTACAATTTACATGATTTATAAAGAAAGTCATTCCTGTCATACAAAAGCTGAAAGAGACAAACCAGAAAAATTACTAGAGGTACTTGACAGAACACTTATTTTCCTCATGTTCCCAATGCACAAGTGTCAGAGGGAGCTGTCGAATTAAACGAGGCATAAATATCTTAGCAGGAATAAGGTGCTACCAGAGTATCTCAGAAATGGTTGGAGCAGAAGATTCGCCTGAAAGAAAAAGACTCAGGGAACAATTGCCACTTTGCTGGAGAAAGGTTTGTGTTAAGCAAAACACGCTTTATCCTTGAGATAATTAAAAAGTCCACTGCATTTCTGTGTCAAGGAGAGGAGGATGGGGATTCTGGTGTAATCTCTACGATAAAAATACAAATGGCCTGGATTTAATTGGACTGTCTTTGTTCTCTGCAGGTAGCACTGTTAGAAGTCATCATTAGAAGCAAACACAAAGCTAGAGGTCAGCTCTTTGCCATTTGAAATCCCATCCAGATGATATAGATATTTACTTCTCCACGTCTCAGTAGCTTTCTTTGCAggagatttctttattttttcatttgctctATGTCTTGCCTGTTTAGCCAGCAGACGTGCAGGCAGATTGCCAGAGCGCAACTTCACACAAAACCGAGGTTCTCTTCTTCCCAGACTTAAACCGCAGATGGCCCTAATAACTTTACACTTGGGTACATCAGAACAACTGGATTGAAAATCACCATCGGGGAAAAACACGGCCGCCCTGTTAATGTCCAGTCATAATACAAATTTACAACCTAGTATGGTTTTCAATTGGCTACAATTTGTTACGCTATGGTTGTAAACAAAGGGAATTGCTACCCTTCTAGTtaaacttcaagcttttcaatgAAAACAGCACGAGGCATTTAGCTGTGCAGAAGGATGGGCTATACTGAATATTTGATTTCCAAAGTGCCATCAGCAAGTTCTTGAgggactgaaagaagaaaaataagtcgTGGCACAACACGAAAGAAGGCAAAGTTCTTGGTGATTCCAATGCACTTCAAACAGCTGAAACGGAGCCAGGCGAGCTCAGAAGCTGGGAAGCGTGAACTGCGTAAGGAAATTAAAACAGCTGATCTTTCATTAGAGAAGCAACCCTGAAATGGCTGAACAGACAGAAACATAAAGCTGCAGGGCACAGCTTAAATTTATATCATAGAAATCTACAGTACAGCAAACCCAGTTATGGGAaagtaaaggatttttttaacaGATGTGCATAGAGAGATAAAGATTCATCTCCTCTGGCCATTCGCCACCCTATTGACTGTCTTCTCCCTAAAACAAGAAGACAGCCTCGTGTACCATCGGGGAGGTGTGTAAGATACACTTACTTCTTATCAACCTATGGAAGGAAAAAGCACCAGCATCATTTGAAGCATATATCACAACAACTTGTCATTGTCTGCCAGTGATGCTCTCTTTtggagagcagaatgagaaaataaGTGCAGAATTCGGTACAGTTAAAGTTGGAAATTACAAGGCCTGTGCCTCCCCCCTGCTCTGCTGGGGACTTCCATAGTTCCACATTTTTACAAAAGGATTTACATTACTAAATCCTTTGTGCATTCCTCAACAGCCAAACACCGAGCGTTGCAGAGCCCCAGATCTGATTATGGCCCTTACTACGCAAGTAGGTTTTACTGGTGGTAGAACAGCACCCCTGAGGGATCTAGGGTCTCTGTCCAGACGCTGGAGAGAAACACGTATGAGGAGCCATACATTCTTCTTTCCCATCTTCTTCAAGATATCCACATCCCTCTTTGGTTTTCTTATGCTGACGCCCTCCTGCTTTAACAGCCCTTGGGCACCTTTCAGATTAAGAGGTAGCCAGCATGGAAAAATTCATCCCAAATCGCTAGAATTTCAAAAAGTTGTAAGCAACTTCAAAACAACTTTTATCCTTTACACTATTTCTCCACTATTCTGCATTCCTGGTTTTATgaagcagagacagagaaaaatgaaatggcAGTCAGCTGAAATTTGCAGGCACACATGTGATTTACTACAGATAACAGAGGTGTGCAATAGCTTAGACATTATTTTCAACCAGCATtgacattttttatttccaaGAGACCCCTTTTTCATAGGAAGAACCAATTTTTTCACAACACAACACACCATTTTCATGCTTATACTATGGACAACGTTAATTAAAAGGGAAAGAACACAAATGAGAGAAAGAGGCAGAGCATTTCAAATCCTGCCAAAGTATATTGTATCAGCCCAAATATTCTATTTGGCAAGAGATCATCTCTTCTCCTTCATATTGTTAAAGGAAAgctgaaggcaggggaaggaactGAATTTCCCGAATGATTATAAATTCtgaaaagctaaaaagaaaaaaagaaagaaaaaggaaatgattTAGTACCATGTCCTTCAAAGAGCAGTTTCTGCAAATCCTATGTACCGCATCAATAAATCCCCTCCAAATCTCTGACAAGGTCCTCCAGTTACTATCAGCAGATGAAGATGGATTGGACCCTTCTTACCTGCAAAGTTGCTGCCCCTAGTCTGATGCCCTCAACACTGAGGTGACCAATGCTTGTGCTCGTTAACTATCAAGCATAAACAAATAGTTTGAGGGATGATCTGGCTCTCCAGTCTTTCTTTCCTccacttttcctctccctttcacatatgcatgcgcacacacacatacatactcAGTTGCACTCTCAGAACAAATGAAGCACAACTACACATTAGTGCCAGTGTCTCTTAGAGAACAGGATGATTTATATGGTGACTATGATGATGTGAAGTGAGTCTAATGTACATGAGATCATGTTAATCATGTTAATGACAGCAAAATCCAGTCCAGAGGAGATGAAGAAACTGCTTCCCACAGTCACTGTTGATTATCAAATACCATGCTTTCCCTAAGCACATAAAAAACTTTCTTTATCAAGATGCATTTTGTCTGTGTTTTCCCTTGTGCCTTTGTTGTTCTCTTCCTCCATTCCAGGCATAACCACATGCCAGACCAGCAAGTTGGCCAGTTCTTCTTGATCTGCTGCAGTGCCACCACCTTTTCTGGCCTTGAATGACATTGCTGCTTATCAGTCCAAAGATGCCACTTGATAAATCTTCTTGAATAaacttgtattttcctttttgttagtaGTTTTATCTCCCTTGTTATCTACTTGTTATGTTTAGTTGGGTAAAACAAAGGGGAAACTACCAGGGTACATGGCACTAATGGAAACCAGCAGTCCCTGAGGAGTTCGGTATTGCCTGACCTGGAATACTTCAAACTCTGCTGTATGTGTCACCACAAACGCTATTGTTTGCTGGCTATGTCTGTTCCACCTAGATAAAACAAGGAGGCTCACACTCCAAAAGGCAACCTGaatgcaggcagcagagctggtttgGAAGCTCAGTAGAAAGCCCATCATACAGAGATCTAATGAGTCCCACTGTGCTGGGACTTGCATGAGTTG
Coding sequences within:
- the LOC104327563 gene encoding transmembrane protein 132C isoform X2, whose product is MNFEIASFSSLSGTQPITWQVEYPRKGTTDISLSEIFICQKDLVGIVPLAMDTEILNTAILTGKTVAVPIKVVSIEENSAVTDISESVECKSSDEDVIKVSDRCDYVFVNGKEMKGKVNALVNFTYQYLSAPLQITVWVPRLPLQIDISDTELSQIKGWRVPVISNRRPTRDSDDEDDDERKGRGCTLQYQHAMVRVLTQFVAEDSSPWGQLSYLLGSDWQFDITDLVMDFMKLEDPHIAKLQEGRILIGREVGMTTMQVLSPLSDSILAEKTVTVLDDKVTITDLGVQLVAGLSLFLQPSVASSRAIVATTVAQELLHTPKQEAVVSTWIQFSDSSVTPLDIYDSKDFSLSAVSLDEAVVSVHQNAALKWPVVAAEGDGQGTLIKVDMMISEACQKSKRKSVLAVGNGNIKVKFGQNDADSNTGGDYDADEIENHASDRRHKVSDQERYGQDGRYYGSSSAEREEGAIRKVSTTAKSVIRNKVIKNNRLDGGKLSDDSQLQNIPIDFTNFPAQVDLPKGSAGMEENDLVQTPRGLSDLEIGMYALLGVFCLAILVFLINCATFALKYRHKQVLVEGQATMTHSHDWVWLGNEAELLENTADASPQQDEHTTIIDRGSGCEESNQLLNGSAQKNIQSQVHRCADSGGKLGKEQKSEPLHSPTSKRKRVKFTTFTTIPPDDGCPTVNSILSSNDDDIKWVCQDMDLGDSKEIRNYMEKFKDKV